A genomic segment from Ptychodera flava strain L36383 chromosome 8, AS_Pfla_20210202, whole genome shotgun sequence encodes:
- the LOC139139357 gene encoding transcription factor RFX3-like isoform X2 → MATQNAYVTEMQAPPIQSQEQQPSIAQQTIIQSQGQPTQQFVQVTVSAAGGNDNLNKDNSSEGAVNLQTNQNQQQQQQTVYPSHVQFVEGSTADQTIYANGTMTTTYPYSDSTTGMYTQAAPQTANFFNAQGTATTTGVVTTHTVQNVGTMGTVGALNLGQTIMTNTGGTYLVQGHTMDGEGHPITHTTRASPATVQWLVDNYETAEGVSLPRSTLYNHYLRHCQEQKLDPVNAASFGKLIRSVFLGLRTRRLGTRGNSKYHYYGIRIKATSPLNQLQDDVNTTAMRQQPINSGKRFKATTATGKDGNDVGDMTSNPQNAVVTEAQQQQHSHQQYLGDATQALPQFSDIDFGERPLPDGLTKDDIKAFQSLYREHCEAILDVVVNLQFALIEALWQTFWRNPPSESQTNTNENELEKRLPKAKLYSLCKSEPVLKYLQHYDHMLYQGLVEVLIPDVLRPIPSALTQAIRNFAKSLEGWLKNSMQGVPQEMISAKLGAVSAFAQTLRRYTSLNHLAQAARAVLQNSSQINQMLSDLNRVDFANVQEQASWVCQCEDQVVQRLEQDFKMTLQNQNTLEQWAIWLESVVNQVLTPHEGKADFAKAARQFLLKWSFYSSMVIRDLTLRSAASFGSFHLIRLLYDEYMFYLIEHKVAAATGETPIAVMGELYFQLERHLDYNPASLFNIGMTDLDEDNSQKKLKDKAESETRDWKLLGGKLATNSADNLPNKKMKPNDTSSA, encoded by the exons ATGGCTACACAAAATGCATATGTTACTGAGATGCAAGCACCTCCAATTCAGAGCCAGGAACAGCAACCGAGTATTGCACAGCAAACTATCATACAGTCACAGGGACAACCAACACAACAGTTTGTGCAAGTAACAG TGTCAGCAGCAGGTGGTAATGACAACCTGAACAAAGACAATTCATCAGAAGGAGCTGTAAATCTACAGACAaatcaaaatcaacaacaacaacaacagacagTTTATCCAAGCCATGTACAATTTGTAGAAGGCTCAACTGCAGATCAAACCATTTACGCAAACGGCACCAT GACCACCACCTACCCTTACAGTGACAGTACCACTGGAATGTACACCCAAGCAGCACCACAGACTGCTAACTTTTTCAATGCGCAAGGTACGGCAACAACCACTGGAGTAGTGACCACCCATACAGTGCAGAATGTTGGTACAATGGGAACAGTCGGAGCTTTGAATCTTGGACAAACCATCATGACAAATACAGGTGGAACTTACCTTGTACAAGGACACACTATGGATGGAGAGGGTCATCCAATTACCCATACAACTAGAGCATCACCTGCAACA GTTCAGTGGCTGGTTGATAACTATGAAACTGCTGAAGGAGTTAGTTTACCAAGAAGCACATTATACAACCATTATTTAAGGCATTGCCAGGAACAGAAACTAGACCCAGTCAATGCTGCCAGTTTTGGTAAACTGATACGATCAGTGTTTCTTGGCTTAAGGACCAGACGGCTTGGTACAAG GGGGAATTCTAAGTATCATTATTATGGTATTCGTATAAAGGCAACTTCACCATTAAACCAGCTACAGGATGATGTGAATACCACTGCCATGAGACAACAACCTATCAATTCAGGAAAAAG GTTCAAGGCTACTACAGCTACAGGTAAAGATGGCAATGATGTTGGTGATATGACATCCAATCCACAAAATGCTGTAGTTACTGAGGCTCAACAGCAGCAACATTCACATCAACAGTACTTGGGTGATGCCACGCAAGCATTACCTCAGTTCAGTGATATTGATTTTGGTGAACGTCCGCTACCAGATGGCCTTACAAAAGATGATATCAAAGCATTCCAAAGTCTATACAGAGAACATTGTGAG GCAATATTAGATGTGGTTGTCAATCTACAGTTTGCATTGATTGAAGCATTGTGGCAGACATTCTGGAGAAACCCACCATCTGAATCTCAAACCAACACAAA tgaaaatgaGCTTGAAAAGAGACTCCCCAAAGCAAAGTTGTACTCACTTTGTAAATCAGAACCAGTGTTGAAATACTTGCAACACTATGATCATATGCTGTATCAAGGTCTTGTGGAAGTTCTCATACCAGATGTTTTAAGACCTATTCCAAGTGCACTGACACAAGCCATCAGGAATTTTGCAAAGAGTCTGGAAGGATGGCTGAAGAATAGCATGCAAGGTGTTCCTCAAGAAATGATCTCAGCTAAG CTTGGTGCAGTCAGTGCCTTTGCCCAAACACTTAGAAGATACACATCTCTCAATCACTTGGCTCAAGCAGCAAGGGCAGTTTTacaaaacagttcacaaatCAATCAGATGTTAAGTGATTTAAACAGAGTTGACTTTGCTAATGTTCAG GAGCAAGCATCATGGGTGTGCCAGTGTGAAGACCAGGTTGTTCAAAGATTGGAACAAGACTTCAAGATGACACTGCAAAACCAAAATACTTTAGAACAATGGGCTATATGGCTTGAGAGTGTTGTAAATCAAGTATTGACACCTCATGAGGGAAAGGCAGACTTTGCTAAGGCAGCTAGGCAATTCTTACTCAAATGGTCTTTCTACAG CTCAATGGTTATTCGTGATCTGACTCTTCGTAGTGCAGCTAGCTTTGGATCTTTCCATTTGATCCGACTCCTCTATGATGAATACATGTTTTATCTGATAGAACATAAAGTTGCTGCAGCTACAGGAGAGACACCAATAGCTGTCATGGGTGAGTTGTACTTTCAATTGGAAAGGCATTTGGATTACAATCCAGCTTCTTTATTTAACATTGGAATGACTGACCTTGATGAGGATAATTCCCAGAAGAAACTCAAAG
- the LOC139139357 gene encoding transcription factor RFX3-like isoform X1, with the protein MATQNAYVTEMQAPPIQSQEQQPSIAQQTIIQSQGQPTQQFVQVTVSAAGGNDNLNKDNSSEGAVNLQTNQNQQQQQQTVYPSHVQFVEGSTADQTIYANGTMTTTYPYSDSTTGMYTQAAPQTANFFNAQGTATTTGVVTTHTVQNVGTMGTVGALNLGQTIMTNTGGTYLVQGHTMDGEGHPITHTTRASPATDYHPQVQWLVDNYETAEGVSLPRSTLYNHYLRHCQEQKLDPVNAASFGKLIRSVFLGLRTRRLGTRGNSKYHYYGIRIKATSPLNQLQDDVNTTAMRQQPINSGKRFKATTATGKDGNDVGDMTSNPQNAVVTEAQQQQHSHQQYLGDATQALPQFSDIDFGERPLPDGLTKDDIKAFQSLYREHCEAILDVVVNLQFALIEALWQTFWRNPPSESQTNTNENELEKRLPKAKLYSLCKSEPVLKYLQHYDHMLYQGLVEVLIPDVLRPIPSALTQAIRNFAKSLEGWLKNSMQGVPQEMISAKLGAVSAFAQTLRRYTSLNHLAQAARAVLQNSSQINQMLSDLNRVDFANVQEQASWVCQCEDQVVQRLEQDFKMTLQNQNTLEQWAIWLESVVNQVLTPHEGKADFAKAARQFLLKWSFYSSMVIRDLTLRSAASFGSFHLIRLLYDEYMFYLIEHKVAAATGETPIAVMGELYFQLERHLDYNPASLFNIGMTDLDEDNSQKKLKDKAESETRDWKLLGGKLATNSADNLPNKKMKPNDTSSA; encoded by the exons ATGGCTACACAAAATGCATATGTTACTGAGATGCAAGCACCTCCAATTCAGAGCCAGGAACAGCAACCGAGTATTGCACAGCAAACTATCATACAGTCACAGGGACAACCAACACAACAGTTTGTGCAAGTAACAG TGTCAGCAGCAGGTGGTAATGACAACCTGAACAAAGACAATTCATCAGAAGGAGCTGTAAATCTACAGACAaatcaaaatcaacaacaacaacaacagacagTTTATCCAAGCCATGTACAATTTGTAGAAGGCTCAACTGCAGATCAAACCATTTACGCAAACGGCACCAT GACCACCACCTACCCTTACAGTGACAGTACCACTGGAATGTACACCCAAGCAGCACCACAGACTGCTAACTTTTTCAATGCGCAAGGTACGGCAACAACCACTGGAGTAGTGACCACCCATACAGTGCAGAATGTTGGTACAATGGGAACAGTCGGAGCTTTGAATCTTGGACAAACCATCATGACAAATACAGGTGGAACTTACCTTGTACAAGGACACACTATGGATGGAGAGGGTCATCCAATTACCCATACAACTAGAGCATCACCTGCAACA GATTATCATCCACAGGTTCAGTGGCTGGTTGATAACTATGAAACTGCTGAAGGAGTTAGTTTACCAAGAAGCACATTATACAACCATTATTTAAGGCATTGCCAGGAACAGAAACTAGACCCAGTCAATGCTGCCAGTTTTGGTAAACTGATACGATCAGTGTTTCTTGGCTTAAGGACCAGACGGCTTGGTACAAG GGGGAATTCTAAGTATCATTATTATGGTATTCGTATAAAGGCAACTTCACCATTAAACCAGCTACAGGATGATGTGAATACCACTGCCATGAGACAACAACCTATCAATTCAGGAAAAAG GTTCAAGGCTACTACAGCTACAGGTAAAGATGGCAATGATGTTGGTGATATGACATCCAATCCACAAAATGCTGTAGTTACTGAGGCTCAACAGCAGCAACATTCACATCAACAGTACTTGGGTGATGCCACGCAAGCATTACCTCAGTTCAGTGATATTGATTTTGGTGAACGTCCGCTACCAGATGGCCTTACAAAAGATGATATCAAAGCATTCCAAAGTCTATACAGAGAACATTGTGAG GCAATATTAGATGTGGTTGTCAATCTACAGTTTGCATTGATTGAAGCATTGTGGCAGACATTCTGGAGAAACCCACCATCTGAATCTCAAACCAACACAAA tgaaaatgaGCTTGAAAAGAGACTCCCCAAAGCAAAGTTGTACTCACTTTGTAAATCAGAACCAGTGTTGAAATACTTGCAACACTATGATCATATGCTGTATCAAGGTCTTGTGGAAGTTCTCATACCAGATGTTTTAAGACCTATTCCAAGTGCACTGACACAAGCCATCAGGAATTTTGCAAAGAGTCTGGAAGGATGGCTGAAGAATAGCATGCAAGGTGTTCCTCAAGAAATGATCTCAGCTAAG CTTGGTGCAGTCAGTGCCTTTGCCCAAACACTTAGAAGATACACATCTCTCAATCACTTGGCTCAAGCAGCAAGGGCAGTTTTacaaaacagttcacaaatCAATCAGATGTTAAGTGATTTAAACAGAGTTGACTTTGCTAATGTTCAG GAGCAAGCATCATGGGTGTGCCAGTGTGAAGACCAGGTTGTTCAAAGATTGGAACAAGACTTCAAGATGACACTGCAAAACCAAAATACTTTAGAACAATGGGCTATATGGCTTGAGAGTGTTGTAAATCAAGTATTGACACCTCATGAGGGAAAGGCAGACTTTGCTAAGGCAGCTAGGCAATTCTTACTCAAATGGTCTTTCTACAG CTCAATGGTTATTCGTGATCTGACTCTTCGTAGTGCAGCTAGCTTTGGATCTTTCCATTTGATCCGACTCCTCTATGATGAATACATGTTTTATCTGATAGAACATAAAGTTGCTGCAGCTACAGGAGAGACACCAATAGCTGTCATGGGTGAGTTGTACTTTCAATTGGAAAGGCATTTGGATTACAATCCAGCTTCTTTATTTAACATTGGAATGACTGACCTTGATGAGGATAATTCCCAGAAGAAACTCAAAG
- the LOC139139357 gene encoding transcription factor RFX3-like isoform X7 yields the protein MATQNAYVTEMQAPPIQSQEQQPSIAQQTIIQSQGQPTQQFVQVTVSAAGGNDNLNKDNSSEGAVNLQTNQNQQQQQQTVYPSHVQFVEGSTADQTIYANGTIDSTTGMYTQAAPQTANFFNAQGTATTTGVVTTHTVQNVGTMGTVGALNLGQTIMTNTGGTYLVQGHTMDGEGHPITHTTRASPATDYHPQVQWLVDNYETAEGVSLPRSTLYNHYLRHCQEQKLDPVNAASFGKLIRSVFLGLRTRRLGTRGNSKYHYYGIRIKATSPLNQLQDDVNTTAMRQQPINSGKRFKATTATGKDGNDVGDMTSNPQNAVVTEAQQQQHSHQQYLGDATQALPQFSDIDFGERPLPDGLTKDDIKAFQSLYREHCEAILDVVVNLQFALIEALWQTFWRNPPSESQTNTNENELEKRLPKAKLYSLCKSEPVLKYLQHYDHMLYQGLVEVLIPDVLRPIPSALTQAIRNFAKSLEGWLKNSMQGVPQEMISAKLGAVSAFAQTLRRYTSLNHLAQAARAVLQNSSQINQMLSDLNRVDFANVQEQASWVCQCEDQVVQRLEQDFKMTLQNQNTLEQWAIWLESVVNQVLTPHEGKADFAKAARQFLLKWSFYSSMVIRDLTLRSAASFGSFHLIRLLYDEYMFYLIEHKVAAATGETPIAVMDKAESETRDWKLLGGKLATNSADNLPNKKMKPNDTSSA from the exons ATGGCTACACAAAATGCATATGTTACTGAGATGCAAGCACCTCCAATTCAGAGCCAGGAACAGCAACCGAGTATTGCACAGCAAACTATCATACAGTCACAGGGACAACCAACACAACAGTTTGTGCAAGTAACAG TGTCAGCAGCAGGTGGTAATGACAACCTGAACAAAGACAATTCATCAGAAGGAGCTGTAAATCTACAGACAaatcaaaatcaacaacaacaacaacagacagTTTATCCAAGCCATGTACAATTTGTAGAAGGCTCAACTGCAGATCAAACCATTTACGCAAACGGCACCAT TGACAGTACCACTGGAATGTACACCCAAGCAGCACCACAGACTGCTAACTTTTTCAATGCGCAAGGTACGGCAACAACCACTGGAGTAGTGACCACCCATACAGTGCAGAATGTTGGTACAATGGGAACAGTCGGAGCTTTGAATCTTGGACAAACCATCATGACAAATACAGGTGGAACTTACCTTGTACAAGGACACACTATGGATGGAGAGGGTCATCCAATTACCCATACAACTAGAGCATCACCTGCAACA GATTATCATCCACAGGTTCAGTGGCTGGTTGATAACTATGAAACTGCTGAAGGAGTTAGTTTACCAAGAAGCACATTATACAACCATTATTTAAGGCATTGCCAGGAACAGAAACTAGACCCAGTCAATGCTGCCAGTTTTGGTAAACTGATACGATCAGTGTTTCTTGGCTTAAGGACCAGACGGCTTGGTACAAG GGGGAATTCTAAGTATCATTATTATGGTATTCGTATAAAGGCAACTTCACCATTAAACCAGCTACAGGATGATGTGAATACCACTGCCATGAGACAACAACCTATCAATTCAGGAAAAAG GTTCAAGGCTACTACAGCTACAGGTAAAGATGGCAATGATGTTGGTGATATGACATCCAATCCACAAAATGCTGTAGTTACTGAGGCTCAACAGCAGCAACATTCACATCAACAGTACTTGGGTGATGCCACGCAAGCATTACCTCAGTTCAGTGATATTGATTTTGGTGAACGTCCGCTACCAGATGGCCTTACAAAAGATGATATCAAAGCATTCCAAAGTCTATACAGAGAACATTGTGAG GCAATATTAGATGTGGTTGTCAATCTACAGTTTGCATTGATTGAAGCATTGTGGCAGACATTCTGGAGAAACCCACCATCTGAATCTCAAACCAACACAAA tgaaaatgaGCTTGAAAAGAGACTCCCCAAAGCAAAGTTGTACTCACTTTGTAAATCAGAACCAGTGTTGAAATACTTGCAACACTATGATCATATGCTGTATCAAGGTCTTGTGGAAGTTCTCATACCAGATGTTTTAAGACCTATTCCAAGTGCACTGACACAAGCCATCAGGAATTTTGCAAAGAGTCTGGAAGGATGGCTGAAGAATAGCATGCAAGGTGTTCCTCAAGAAATGATCTCAGCTAAG CTTGGTGCAGTCAGTGCCTTTGCCCAAACACTTAGAAGATACACATCTCTCAATCACTTGGCTCAAGCAGCAAGGGCAGTTTTacaaaacagttcacaaatCAATCAGATGTTAAGTGATTTAAACAGAGTTGACTTTGCTAATGTTCAG GAGCAAGCATCATGGGTGTGCCAGTGTGAAGACCAGGTTGTTCAAAGATTGGAACAAGACTTCAAGATGACACTGCAAAACCAAAATACTTTAGAACAATGGGCTATATGGCTTGAGAGTGTTGTAAATCAAGTATTGACACCTCATGAGGGAAAGGCAGACTTTGCTAAGGCAGCTAGGCAATTCTTACTCAAATGGTCTTTCTACAG CTCAATGGTTATTCGTGATCTGACTCTTCGTAGTGCAGCTAGCTTTGGATCTTTCCATTTGATCCGACTCCTCTATGATGAATACATGTTTTATCTGATAGAACATAAAGTTGCTGCAGCTACAGGAGAGACACCAATAGCTGTCATGG
- the LOC139139357 gene encoding transcription factor RFX3-like isoform X5, which yields MATQNAYVTEMQAPPIQSQEQQPSIAQQTIIQSQGQPTQQFVQVTVSAAGGNDNLNKDNSSEGAVNLQTNQNQQQQQQTVYPSHVQFVEGSTADQTIYANGTMTTTYPYSDSTTGMYTQAAPQTANFFNAQGTATTTGVVTTHTVQNVGTMGTVGALNLGQTIMTNTGGTYLVQGHTMDGEGHPITHTTRASPATDYHPQVQWLVDNYETAEGVSLPRSTLYNHYLRHCQEQKLDPVNAASFGKLIRSVFLGLRTRRLGTRGNSKYHYYGIRIKATSPLNQLQDDVNTTAMRQQPINSGKRFKATTATGKDGNDVGDMTSNPQNAVVTEAQQQQHSHQQYLGDATQALPQFSDIDFGERPLPDGLTKDDIKAFQSLYREHCEAILDVVVNLQFALIEALWQTFWRNPPSESQTNTNENELEKRLPKAKLYSLCKSEPVLKYLQHYDHMLYQGLVEVLIPDVLRPIPSALTQAIRNFAKSLEGWLKNSMQGVPQEMISAKLGAVSAFAQTLRRYTSLNHLAQAARAVLQNSSQINQMLSDLNRVDFANVQEQASWVCQCEDQVVQRLEQDFKMTLQNQNTLEQWAIWLESVVNQVLTPHEGKADFAKAARQFLLKWSFYSSMVIRDLTLRSAASFGSFHLIRLLYDEYMFYLIEHKVAAATGETPIAVMDKAESETRDWKLLGGKLATNSADNLPNKKMKPNDTSSA from the exons ATGGCTACACAAAATGCATATGTTACTGAGATGCAAGCACCTCCAATTCAGAGCCAGGAACAGCAACCGAGTATTGCACAGCAAACTATCATACAGTCACAGGGACAACCAACACAACAGTTTGTGCAAGTAACAG TGTCAGCAGCAGGTGGTAATGACAACCTGAACAAAGACAATTCATCAGAAGGAGCTGTAAATCTACAGACAaatcaaaatcaacaacaacaacaacagacagTTTATCCAAGCCATGTACAATTTGTAGAAGGCTCAACTGCAGATCAAACCATTTACGCAAACGGCACCAT GACCACCACCTACCCTTACAGTGACAGTACCACTGGAATGTACACCCAAGCAGCACCACAGACTGCTAACTTTTTCAATGCGCAAGGTACGGCAACAACCACTGGAGTAGTGACCACCCATACAGTGCAGAATGTTGGTACAATGGGAACAGTCGGAGCTTTGAATCTTGGACAAACCATCATGACAAATACAGGTGGAACTTACCTTGTACAAGGACACACTATGGATGGAGAGGGTCATCCAATTACCCATACAACTAGAGCATCACCTGCAACA GATTATCATCCACAGGTTCAGTGGCTGGTTGATAACTATGAAACTGCTGAAGGAGTTAGTTTACCAAGAAGCACATTATACAACCATTATTTAAGGCATTGCCAGGAACAGAAACTAGACCCAGTCAATGCTGCCAGTTTTGGTAAACTGATACGATCAGTGTTTCTTGGCTTAAGGACCAGACGGCTTGGTACAAG GGGGAATTCTAAGTATCATTATTATGGTATTCGTATAAAGGCAACTTCACCATTAAACCAGCTACAGGATGATGTGAATACCACTGCCATGAGACAACAACCTATCAATTCAGGAAAAAG GTTCAAGGCTACTACAGCTACAGGTAAAGATGGCAATGATGTTGGTGATATGACATCCAATCCACAAAATGCTGTAGTTACTGAGGCTCAACAGCAGCAACATTCACATCAACAGTACTTGGGTGATGCCACGCAAGCATTACCTCAGTTCAGTGATATTGATTTTGGTGAACGTCCGCTACCAGATGGCCTTACAAAAGATGATATCAAAGCATTCCAAAGTCTATACAGAGAACATTGTGAG GCAATATTAGATGTGGTTGTCAATCTACAGTTTGCATTGATTGAAGCATTGTGGCAGACATTCTGGAGAAACCCACCATCTGAATCTCAAACCAACACAAA tgaaaatgaGCTTGAAAAGAGACTCCCCAAAGCAAAGTTGTACTCACTTTGTAAATCAGAACCAGTGTTGAAATACTTGCAACACTATGATCATATGCTGTATCAAGGTCTTGTGGAAGTTCTCATACCAGATGTTTTAAGACCTATTCCAAGTGCACTGACACAAGCCATCAGGAATTTTGCAAAGAGTCTGGAAGGATGGCTGAAGAATAGCATGCAAGGTGTTCCTCAAGAAATGATCTCAGCTAAG CTTGGTGCAGTCAGTGCCTTTGCCCAAACACTTAGAAGATACACATCTCTCAATCACTTGGCTCAAGCAGCAAGGGCAGTTTTacaaaacagttcacaaatCAATCAGATGTTAAGTGATTTAAACAGAGTTGACTTTGCTAATGTTCAG GAGCAAGCATCATGGGTGTGCCAGTGTGAAGACCAGGTTGTTCAAAGATTGGAACAAGACTTCAAGATGACACTGCAAAACCAAAATACTTTAGAACAATGGGCTATATGGCTTGAGAGTGTTGTAAATCAAGTATTGACACCTCATGAGGGAAAGGCAGACTTTGCTAAGGCAGCTAGGCAATTCTTACTCAAATGGTCTTTCTACAG CTCAATGGTTATTCGTGATCTGACTCTTCGTAGTGCAGCTAGCTTTGGATCTTTCCATTTGATCCGACTCCTCTATGATGAATACATGTTTTATCTGATAGAACATAAAGTTGCTGCAGCTACAGGAGAGACACCAATAGCTGTCATGG
- the LOC139139357 gene encoding transcription factor RFX3-like isoform X4 encodes MATQNAYVTEMQAPPIQSQEQQPSIAQQTIIQSQGQPTQQFVQVTVSAAGGNDNLNKDNSSEGAVNLQTNQNQQQQQQTVYPSHVQFVEGSTADQTIYANGTIDSTTGMYTQAAPQTANFFNAQGTATTTGVVTTHTVQNVGTMGTVGALNLGQTIMTNTGGTYLVQGHTMDGEGHPITHTTRASPATVQWLVDNYETAEGVSLPRSTLYNHYLRHCQEQKLDPVNAASFGKLIRSVFLGLRTRRLGTRGNSKYHYYGIRIKATSPLNQLQDDVNTTAMRQQPINSGKRFKATTATGKDGNDVGDMTSNPQNAVVTEAQQQQHSHQQYLGDATQALPQFSDIDFGERPLPDGLTKDDIKAFQSLYREHCEAILDVVVNLQFALIEALWQTFWRNPPSESQTNTNENELEKRLPKAKLYSLCKSEPVLKYLQHYDHMLYQGLVEVLIPDVLRPIPSALTQAIRNFAKSLEGWLKNSMQGVPQEMISAKLGAVSAFAQTLRRYTSLNHLAQAARAVLQNSSQINQMLSDLNRVDFANVQEQASWVCQCEDQVVQRLEQDFKMTLQNQNTLEQWAIWLESVVNQVLTPHEGKADFAKAARQFLLKWSFYSSMVIRDLTLRSAASFGSFHLIRLLYDEYMFYLIEHKVAAATGETPIAVMGELYFQLERHLDYNPASLFNIGMTDLDEDNSQKKLKDKAESETRDWKLLGGKLATNSADNLPNKKMKPNDTSSA; translated from the exons ATGGCTACACAAAATGCATATGTTACTGAGATGCAAGCACCTCCAATTCAGAGCCAGGAACAGCAACCGAGTATTGCACAGCAAACTATCATACAGTCACAGGGACAACCAACACAACAGTTTGTGCAAGTAACAG TGTCAGCAGCAGGTGGTAATGACAACCTGAACAAAGACAATTCATCAGAAGGAGCTGTAAATCTACAGACAaatcaaaatcaacaacaacaacaacagacagTTTATCCAAGCCATGTACAATTTGTAGAAGGCTCAACTGCAGATCAAACCATTTACGCAAACGGCACCAT TGACAGTACCACTGGAATGTACACCCAAGCAGCACCACAGACTGCTAACTTTTTCAATGCGCAAGGTACGGCAACAACCACTGGAGTAGTGACCACCCATACAGTGCAGAATGTTGGTACAATGGGAACAGTCGGAGCTTTGAATCTTGGACAAACCATCATGACAAATACAGGTGGAACTTACCTTGTACAAGGACACACTATGGATGGAGAGGGTCATCCAATTACCCATACAACTAGAGCATCACCTGCAACA GTTCAGTGGCTGGTTGATAACTATGAAACTGCTGAAGGAGTTAGTTTACCAAGAAGCACATTATACAACCATTATTTAAGGCATTGCCAGGAACAGAAACTAGACCCAGTCAATGCTGCCAGTTTTGGTAAACTGATACGATCAGTGTTTCTTGGCTTAAGGACCAGACGGCTTGGTACAAG GGGGAATTCTAAGTATCATTATTATGGTATTCGTATAAAGGCAACTTCACCATTAAACCAGCTACAGGATGATGTGAATACCACTGCCATGAGACAACAACCTATCAATTCAGGAAAAAG GTTCAAGGCTACTACAGCTACAGGTAAAGATGGCAATGATGTTGGTGATATGACATCCAATCCACAAAATGCTGTAGTTACTGAGGCTCAACAGCAGCAACATTCACATCAACAGTACTTGGGTGATGCCACGCAAGCATTACCTCAGTTCAGTGATATTGATTTTGGTGAACGTCCGCTACCAGATGGCCTTACAAAAGATGATATCAAAGCATTCCAAAGTCTATACAGAGAACATTGTGAG GCAATATTAGATGTGGTTGTCAATCTACAGTTTGCATTGATTGAAGCATTGTGGCAGACATTCTGGAGAAACCCACCATCTGAATCTCAAACCAACACAAA tgaaaatgaGCTTGAAAAGAGACTCCCCAAAGCAAAGTTGTACTCACTTTGTAAATCAGAACCAGTGTTGAAATACTTGCAACACTATGATCATATGCTGTATCAAGGTCTTGTGGAAGTTCTCATACCAGATGTTTTAAGACCTATTCCAAGTGCACTGACACAAGCCATCAGGAATTTTGCAAAGAGTCTGGAAGGATGGCTGAAGAATAGCATGCAAGGTGTTCCTCAAGAAATGATCTCAGCTAAG CTTGGTGCAGTCAGTGCCTTTGCCCAAACACTTAGAAGATACACATCTCTCAATCACTTGGCTCAAGCAGCAAGGGCAGTTTTacaaaacagttcacaaatCAATCAGATGTTAAGTGATTTAAACAGAGTTGACTTTGCTAATGTTCAG GAGCAAGCATCATGGGTGTGCCAGTGTGAAGACCAGGTTGTTCAAAGATTGGAACAAGACTTCAAGATGACACTGCAAAACCAAAATACTTTAGAACAATGGGCTATATGGCTTGAGAGTGTTGTAAATCAAGTATTGACACCTCATGAGGGAAAGGCAGACTTTGCTAAGGCAGCTAGGCAATTCTTACTCAAATGGTCTTTCTACAG CTCAATGGTTATTCGTGATCTGACTCTTCGTAGTGCAGCTAGCTTTGGATCTTTCCATTTGATCCGACTCCTCTATGATGAATACATGTTTTATCTGATAGAACATAAAGTTGCTGCAGCTACAGGAGAGACACCAATAGCTGTCATGGGTGAGTTGTACTTTCAATTGGAAAGGCATTTGGATTACAATCCAGCTTCTTTATTTAACATTGGAATGACTGACCTTGATGAGGATAATTCCCAGAAGAAACTCAAAG